The following nucleotide sequence is from Candidatus Rokuibacteriota bacterium.
CTTCCGCTTGGCCGCGCGCACGAGGAAGCCCGGCCCCTCCGTCATGGCGGCCACGCCCACGATCGCGGGGTGGGCGCGCTCGAGGCGCGGGATCCATCCCGCCCAGTCCTCGATCTTCTGGCGGCGCTGCTGGAGCTTCACCACCCGGCCGACGTAGAGCGCCTCCGCCTCGCGCCCTTCCGGCACCTCCCAGGCACCGACGGGCTCGCGCTCGGGCTGGCGGATCACGACGTGGGCGATGGCGCCCGTCACGCTGTCGATCAGCCGCTGCTGGAGCCCGCCCACCAGGGCGCCGAGGAAGACGATGAGGGTGACGCTGATGGCCACGACGCCCACGGTGAGCAGGTTCTGGCGGAGGTTCGAGCGCAGGTGCCGGACGGCGATGGAGCGGGAGAAGTAGTCGAGCATGTTACGGGCCGCCGTCGCGCGCCCGCACCGTCTGGCCGGGCGTGACCTCCGTGGCGCGGACGATCACGCGCGCCTCCGCGGCCAGCCCCTCCACCGCCGCCCAGTCCGGGTTGCGCCCGCGGACCCGCACGTCCGCCAGGGCGGCGCGCCCGTCCTGGACGGTGAGGACATAGCTCTTGCCGCCGCGCTCGAGCACGCTCGTCGCGGGGACGCTGAGGGCGTCGGGGACCCGCGCGACCTCGATGTTCACGTCCACGGTCATGTCGGGGCGGGCGAAGGGGGGCAGCGCGGCCGGGTCGAGGCGCAGCGCCACGACCCCCCGCTGGCTGTCCACCTCGGGCCCGATCTGCCGGAGCACCGCCGCGAAGGATTGCGCCGCGTAGGCCGGCGCGATCACGATGGCGCGCTGGCCCACGCGCAGGCGGGCGAGGTTGTTCTCGTCGGTCTCCACGAGGAGCTCGGTTCTCGACATGTCCGCGACGGTGAGCAGCGGCGTGCCCGGCGCGACGCCCTGGCCCGGCTCCACGCTCCGGTGGACGACGAGCCCCGCGAAGGGCGCCGTCACCGCGCGCTTGCCGGCCTCGACTTCCGCCGCGCGCAGCGCCGCGCCGGCCTCGCGGAGCCGCGCCTGGGCGACCTGGACGTCCTCGGGGCGCGGCTGGCTCCGGAGGACCTGCCCCGCTTGCTCGGCCACCCGCCGCGCGGCGCGCGCCTGCTCGAGGCCGGTCTCGGCGCGATCGAGCTCGGCCCGCGCGATGAGGCCGCGCTCCCACAGCATCCGGGCCCGGGTGTGCTCGCGCTCGGCCTGCTCGAGCGCGGCATCGGCCTGCTCCAGCTCGGCTGCCGCGCGGCGGATCTCCTCGGGCGCCGCCCCCGCGCGCAGGCGCCCGAGCTCCTTCTCGGCGGTCGCCACGGCCAGCCGCGCCTGCTCCACGCGCTGCTCGGCGTCCTGCCGGCGGAGCCTCACGAGCGGCTGCCCCGCGCGGACGCGATCCCCCTCGTCCACGAGCACCTGCTCCACGACCCCCGCCACCTCGGCCCCGAGCGCGCTCTGCCGGACGGCGCGGAGGCGGCCGCTGGCGATGACCAGCTCCACCACCTCGCGGCGCTGCGGATGGACCGTCTCCACGAGCGGGCGGGAGCGGATGAACCGCCACCCGGCGGCCAGCCCTGCGGCGGCGAGGATCACGAGGAGCCCGATGACCCACTGTCGGAGACGCACGGTCGGGGTCGGCTCTGCGGTGGGCGGCCGGGCTACTTCGAGTCGGGCAGGTCGGCGCCGCTGTCGGACTCGAAGACGATCCGGTCGTCGTCGTCCACGATGAAGGACTCGTGGAGGACGAACGGCACCTCGTGCTGGACGAGGAAGCGGATGAGCCGGGCCACGGCCAGCGGGTGGGAGTCGAGGTGGAAGGACAGCGCCAGGTCGCCGAGGTCGTCCACGGCGAAGATGGCCCAGTCGCCCACGATGAGCGCCTCCGTCTCCTCCTCGAAGGTGACGCCCCCCTCGAACTCCTCGGAGCCCTGGGCCAGCTCGCGGAGCTCCTGGAGCTTGGCCCGCCGCGCCGCGGGCTCCATCGCTACAGGCCCTGGAAGGCGCCGTCCGCCGCCATGGCGGTGAAGGCCTTCTCGTACCCCGCCACGGTGCGCGCGAGGTCCTCCGCGGTGTGCACCGCCGAGATCCAGCCGTGGTAGTTGGAGCAGTCGACGCCGTTGTTGAGCAGCGCGCAGCGCAGCAGGTGGTAGAGGTCGCCGCGCCGCGGCCGGTCGAAGCCGGCCAGCCCGGGCCGGCCCTCGAAGGAAACGTGGAAGATCGAGGCCTCGCCGAAGACGGCACCCGGCGCGCCGGCGCGCTTCATGGCCTCCGACAGGCCCGCCCGCAGCTCGTCCCCCGCCTTGTTGGCCCGGGCGTGGAGGGAGCCGTCCGACACCGCCTCGAGCGTGGCGATGGCGGCTGCCGCGCAGAGCGGGTTGGAGTTGAAGGTGCCGTTCTGGGCCACCCGCTGGGCGCGGTCCCACACCGGGTCGCCGCGGTGGGCCATCATGGACATGAGGGGCTTCTTTCCCGCGACGGCCCCGCCGGGCAGGCCGCCGGCCACGATCTTGGCCAGCGTGGTGAGGTCGGGCGTCACGCCGAAATAGGCCTGGGCGCCGCCGGGCGCGTAGCGGAAGCCGGTGATCACCTCGTCGAAGATGAGGACGGCGCCGTGCCGGGTCGTGAGGCTCCTGAGCTCCTGGAGGTAGCCGGGAATCGTGGGCGTGGTGCCGGCCTGACCGCCGGCGGGCTCCAGGATGACCGCCGCCACGTCCCCGCGCTGGAGCATGGCCTCCACCGCCTTGACGTCGTTGGGGGGGCAGAGCAGCAGCTGGTCCAGCACGCCCGCCGGCACCCCCGCCGACATCGGGACGTCGAAGGGCGGGTTGACGCCGGCCACCACGCCGTCGGCCCAGCCGTGGAAGTGGCCGTGGAACTTCACGACCTTCGAGCGGCCCGTGTAGGCGCGCGCGATACGCATGGCCAGATGCGTGGCCTCGGTGCCGGACATGGTGAAGCGCACCATCTCGGCGGAGGGGATCAAGCGCGAGACCAGCTCGGCCCAGCGCACCTCGAG
It contains:
- a CDS encoding efflux RND transporter periplasmic adaptor subunit, with the translated sequence MRLRQWVIGLLVILAAAGLAAGWRFIRSRPLVETVHPQRREVVELVIASGRLRAVRQSALGAEVAGVVEQVLVDEGDRVRAGQPLVRLRRQDAEQRVEQARLAVATAEKELGRLRAGAAPEEIRRAAAELEQADAALEQAEREHTRARMLWERGLIARAELDRAETGLEQARAARRVAEQAGQVLRSQPRPEDVQVAQARLREAGAALRAAEVEAGKRAVTAPFAGLVVHRSVEPGQGVAPGTPLLTVADMSRTELLVETDENNLARLRVGQRAIVIAPAYAAQSFAAVLRQIGPEVDSQRGVVALRLDPAALPPFARPDMTVDVNIEVARVPDALSVPATSVLERGGKSYVLTVQDGRAALADVRVRGRNPDWAAVEGLAAEARVIVRATEVTPGQTVRARDGGP
- a CDS encoding aspartate aminotransferase family protein; amino-acid sequence: MTQPAKPSKVHETYRSLHPKSAALWERARGVIPGGVTHDGRHLIPFPIYVERAQGSRKWDVDGHEYVDYWMGHGALFLGHCHPAVVAAIQQQAARATHPGACHELEVRWAELVSRLIPSAEMVRFTMSGTEATHLAMRIARAYTGRSKVVKFHGHFHGWADGVVAGVNPPFDVPMSAGVPAGVLDQLLLCPPNDVKAVEAMLQRGDVAAVILEPAGGQAGTTPTIPGYLQELRSLTTRHGAVLIFDEVITGFRYAPGGAQAYFGVTPDLTTLAKIVAGGLPGGAVAGKKPLMSMMAHRGDPVWDRAQRVAQNGTFNSNPLCAAAAIATLEAVSDGSLHARANKAGDELRAGLSEAMKRAGAPGAVFGEASIFHVSFEGRPGLAGFDRPRRGDLYHLLRCALLNNGVDCSNYHGWISAVHTAEDLARTVAGYEKAFTAMAADGAFQGL